A genomic window from Agreia sp. COWG includes:
- a CDS encoding acetate/propionate family kinase, which produces MSAILVVNSGSSSFKYQLIEMTTEEVLASGLVERIGEAMGHTKHTSAAGSAELDLPIANHTQGFQAMLDAFETNGPSLVEHAPVAVGHRVVHGGKRFFEATVVTDLVKINIQDLAELAPLHNPANLEGISAAQHAFPAVPHVAVFDTAFHSTLSPAAYTYAIDKELADRHRVRRYGFHGTSHKFVSEAAAEFLGRPFGDTKTIVLHLGNGASACAVSDGRSVETSMGMTPLEGLVMGTRSGDLDPAVLFHLHRKTGMTFDELDTLLNRGSGILGLSGRGDMRDMIAAANGGDADAGAALDVYLHRLKHYVGAYAAQLGRVDAIVFTAGVGENTPLIRAGALEGLGILGIEIDARRNESSERGARLISTDSSRVAVLVIPTNEELEIARQTLAVI; this is translated from the coding sequence ATGAGCGCGATCCTCGTGGTGAACTCCGGTTCATCGTCGTTCAAGTACCAGCTCATCGAGATGACGACGGAAGAGGTGCTGGCCTCCGGTCTCGTCGAACGCATCGGCGAGGCGATGGGCCACACCAAGCACACGTCCGCCGCCGGTTCCGCGGAGCTCGACCTTCCCATCGCGAACCACACGCAGGGCTTCCAGGCCATGCTCGACGCGTTCGAGACGAACGGCCCTTCGCTGGTCGAGCACGCCCCCGTGGCCGTCGGCCACCGCGTTGTTCACGGCGGAAAGCGCTTCTTCGAGGCCACGGTCGTCACCGACCTGGTGAAGATCAACATCCAAGACCTCGCCGAACTCGCGCCCCTGCACAACCCGGCGAACCTCGAGGGCATCTCCGCGGCGCAGCACGCGTTCCCTGCTGTTCCGCACGTGGCCGTGTTCGACACGGCGTTCCACTCGACGCTGTCGCCCGCGGCCTACACGTACGCCATAGACAAGGAATTGGCGGATCGGCACCGCGTGCGTCGCTACGGCTTCCACGGCACGTCGCACAAGTTCGTCTCCGAGGCGGCTGCCGAGTTTCTCGGCCGGCCGTTCGGCGACACAAAGACGATCGTGCTCCACCTCGGAAACGGCGCCTCCGCCTGTGCCGTCTCCGACGGCAGGTCCGTGGAAACCTCGATGGGCATGACGCCGCTCGAGGGGCTCGTGATGGGCACCCGCTCGGGCGATCTCGATCCGGCCGTCCTGTTCCACCTGCACCGCAAGACGGGAATGACCTTCGACGAGCTCGATACTCTGCTCAATCGCGGCAGCGGCATCCTCGGCCTCAGCGGACGGGGCGACATGCGCGACATGATCGCTGCCGCCAACGGGGGAGACGCCGACGCGGGTGCGGCGCTCGACGTGTACCTGCACCGGCTCAAGCACTACGTGGGCGCCTACGCCGCGCAGCTCGGCCGCGTCGACGCCATCGTCTTCACCGCGGGGGTCGGAGAGAACACGCCGCTCATCCGGGCCGGCGCGCTCGAGGGCCTCGGCATCCTGGGCATCGAGATCGACGCCCGACGAAACGAGTCGTCGGAGCGGGGCGCTCGGCTCATCTCGACCGACAGCTCGAGAGTCGCGGTGCTTGTCATCCCCACGAATGAGGAGCTCGAGATCGCGCGTCAGACCCTCGCGGTCATCTGA
- a CDS encoding LuxR family transcriptional regulator, with protein sequence MAYKSELLTYYESFGQNRAAELARLNQIISAGGTAIIAALPGFGKSHASRLMAAEVKRRGGSVIVVVCSRSQPDQLDDRGTGPADLLIVEDAHLLDLDDIRRLSRLAMDETRSVLITLDPAPPSSCPREQECRREMKWLWSEGGVERIDLGGVGYDEAQAIIDAVPSAKPLPIDVVTKARILMLADGNPRLLEELTREELYRGTYSARQQNLLLGPSQLSPRIIDFVRPRLQDLGADEEYGLITLGRLGSTPFLRATRIIGHGPLRSLLRRGLVAHDPRTPDCVAVSQLYAGAALALQVEENPFEAQHAAETVILHDASKGTHLSASECAFVAEYLMNNPSHDPLEDMTIPEVAELFARAARRANENGMPGSAMMFAHRSLAYSPTAKGVEELSRCLVKQGKFVEALNVIEKTEVPHGDAIEDAKFLSWWMQVLVKHNRSKRHLELMDAEARSWGTVDGVLDEWNAFMSARAAMMLTNYADGVRRMERIASDESTSATSVLRALAELMPCYVYLGRTNDFESALNSGRGPSSPEISGLDGPRRRDRTGHVTEFIMQASFVRAASGHDRAALAREIESYALRMVDTADEYGMALVNLAAGHLAIEQTQGRRAEAELRRALERVGNGTQTRWTTWMQVLRANALAMIGRHDDALLVEREIRIMARESTPWLSQYSMHLDARMKAYEGDLAGSIAECRAIASMNSPHSRFFSTRALHVAAALGDNLVRIIGQLDALPQGDPAPSTLLLEGHLRSTLEGDADALEAIGTELLSLDFWWEGALALQTASQLYAEAGRYAEKRRSDDKLTPFASRLAEITNGHPNPGDQPTAGASIPRTTAAGTAESVAEARDQVSPRFSSLTSREREITLLAADGHSNAEIAARLFLSVRTVESHILQARSKLGAVRRADLASVIPR encoded by the coding sequence GTGGCATACAAGTCCGAGCTACTCACGTACTACGAGTCTTTCGGGCAGAATCGCGCTGCTGAGCTCGCGCGGCTGAACCAGATCATCAGCGCCGGGGGGACGGCGATCATCGCGGCGCTGCCGGGCTTCGGCAAAAGTCATGCGAGCCGGCTTATGGCGGCCGAGGTGAAGAGGCGGGGCGGTTCCGTCATCGTCGTCGTGTGCTCGCGATCGCAGCCGGATCAACTCGACGATCGGGGAACAGGACCTGCGGATCTTCTCATCGTGGAGGACGCTCACCTGCTCGATCTGGACGATATCCGGCGCCTCAGCCGCCTGGCCATGGATGAGACCCGCAGCGTGCTCATCACGCTCGACCCGGCGCCCCCTTCCAGTTGCCCGCGTGAGCAGGAGTGCCGCCGGGAGATGAAGTGGTTGTGGAGCGAGGGTGGCGTCGAACGCATCGATCTCGGCGGCGTGGGCTACGACGAGGCCCAGGCAATCATCGACGCGGTTCCCAGCGCGAAGCCGCTGCCGATCGACGTCGTCACCAAGGCCCGAATCCTCATGCTGGCAGACGGAAATCCGCGGCTGCTGGAGGAGCTGACGCGTGAGGAGCTCTACCGGGGCACCTACTCCGCCCGGCAACAGAACCTGCTGCTCGGACCGTCACAACTGTCACCGCGCATCATCGACTTCGTGCGACCCCGGCTTCAGGATCTCGGCGCCGACGAAGAGTACGGGCTGATCACCCTCGGCCGTCTCGGATCGACGCCGTTCCTGCGTGCCACGAGGATCATCGGCCACGGCCCCCTCCGCTCCCTCCTGCGTCGGGGCCTGGTCGCGCACGATCCACGGACGCCGGATTGCGTGGCCGTGAGCCAGCTCTACGCCGGTGCCGCTCTCGCCCTGCAGGTCGAGGAGAATCCCTTCGAAGCCCAGCACGCGGCCGAGACGGTGATTCTGCACGACGCCTCGAAGGGAACGCACCTCTCGGCTTCGGAATGCGCATTCGTCGCGGAGTACCTGATGAACAATCCGAGCCACGATCCACTCGAAGATATGACCATTCCCGAGGTCGCGGAGCTCTTCGCACGGGCCGCGCGCAGGGCGAACGAAAACGGCATGCCCGGTTCAGCCATGATGTTCGCCCACAGGTCACTCGCATACTCCCCCACCGCGAAGGGGGTCGAGGAACTCTCGCGATGCCTGGTGAAGCAGGGAAAGTTCGTCGAGGCGCTGAATGTCATCGAGAAGACGGAGGTGCCACACGGCGACGCCATCGAAGACGCCAAGTTCCTCTCGTGGTGGATGCAGGTTCTGGTGAAGCACAACCGCTCTAAAAGACATCTCGAACTCATGGATGCCGAGGCCCGCTCCTGGGGCACGGTCGATGGGGTCCTCGACGAGTGGAACGCCTTCATGAGCGCACGCGCCGCAATGATGCTCACGAACTACGCCGACGGGGTGAGACGGATGGAGCGGATCGCGAGCGACGAGAGCACCTCGGCCACGTCAGTGCTGCGGGCTCTCGCCGAATTGATGCCGTGCTACGTGTATCTCGGAAGGACCAACGACTTTGAGAGCGCTCTCAATTCGGGCCGGGGACCATCGAGTCCGGAGATCTCCGGACTCGATGGTCCCCGGCGACGCGACCGCACCGGTCACGTCACGGAATTCATCATGCAAGCCTCCTTCGTGCGCGCGGCATCCGGCCACGATCGCGCCGCCCTCGCCCGAGAGATCGAGTCGTATGCCCTGCGCATGGTCGACACGGCCGACGAATACGGCATGGCGCTCGTCAACCTGGCTGCGGGCCACCTCGCCATCGAGCAGACGCAAGGGAGACGCGCGGAAGCCGAGTTGCGCCGCGCGTTGGAACGGGTCGGGAACGGCACGCAGACACGGTGGACGACCTGGATGCAGGTTCTTCGCGCCAATGCCCTCGCCATGATCGGACGACACGACGACGCGTTGCTCGTCGAGAGGGAGATCCGCATCATGGCCAGAGAGAGCACCCCGTGGCTGTCCCAATACTCAATGCACCTCGACGCGCGCATGAAAGCATACGAGGGCGACCTCGCCGGCTCGATCGCCGAGTGCCGCGCCATCGCCTCGATGAACTCGCCGCACTCGCGTTTCTTCTCGACTCGCGCACTCCACGTCGCCGCGGCTCTCGGCGACAACCTCGTGCGCATAATCGGCCAGCTCGACGCGCTTCCCCAAGGCGATCCGGCTCCGTCCACCCTCCTGCTCGAGGGTCACCTCCGCAGCACGCTCGAGGGCGACGCCGACGCGCTCGAGGCCATCGGCACCGAGCTGCTGTCGCTCGACTTCTGGTGGGAAGGCGCGCTCGCGCTGCAGACGGCATCCCAGCTCTACGCCGAGGCGGGCAGGTACGCCGAGAAGAGACGCTCAGACGACAAGCTCACGCCCTTCGCCTCGCGCCTCGCCGAGATCACGAACGGGCATCCGAACCCCGGCGACCAGCCGACCGCAGGCGCGTCGATTCCGAGAACGACGGCTGCAGGTACGGCGGAGTCCGTCGCCGAGGCCCGCGACCAGGTCTCGCCGAGGTTCTCCTCCCTCACCAGCCGTGAGCGCGAGATCACCCTGCTGGCAGCCGACGGCCACTCGAATGCCGAGATCGCCGCACGACTCTTTTTGAGCGTGCGCACCGTGGAGTCGCACATCCTGCAGGCACGATCGAAGCTCGGAGCCGTGCGGCGCGCCGATCTCGCCTCCGTCATTCCACGCTGA
- a CDS encoding GNAT family acetyltransferase — translation MKIRPFAPSDTDAVITLWREAGLVRPWNDPRKDIERKLTTQPELFLVAEADERLVAVAMVGYDGHRGWVNYLAVASDSRGLSYGRLMMQEAERLLTELGCPKINLQIRADNATVRAFYEHLGYTEDHAIGYGKRLIAD, via the coding sequence ATGAAGATCCGCCCCTTCGCCCCGAGCGACACCGATGCCGTCATCACTCTCTGGAGGGAAGCCGGCCTGGTTCGACCGTGGAACGACCCCCGCAAGGACATCGAACGCAAGCTCACGACCCAACCAGAGCTCTTTCTGGTGGCAGAGGCCGACGAGCGCCTCGTCGCCGTGGCCATGGTCGGTTACGACGGTCACCGTGGCTGGGTGAACTATCTCGCTGTCGCATCCGACTCGCGCGGACTGTCCTACGGCCGCCTCATGATGCAGGAGGCGGAGCGTCTCTTGACCGAGCTCGGCTGCCCGAAGATCAACTTGCAGATCCGCGCGGACAACGCGACAGTGCGTGCCTTCTACGAGCACCTCGGCTACACCGAGGATCACGCCATCGGTTACGGCAAGCGACTCATCGCCGACTGA
- a CDS encoding DNA polymerase III subunit gamma and tau: MVTALYRRYRPETFAEMIGQSQVTDPLMTALRTNRVNHAYLFSGPRGCGKTTSARILARCLNCAEGPTDTPCGVCPSCVELGRDGGGSLDVVEIDAASHNGVDDARDIRERAVFAPARDRFKIFILDEAHMVTPQGFNALLKIVEEPPEHVKFIFATTEPDKVIGTIRSRTHHYPFRLVPPAQLLEYVQQLCDSEGMHVAPGVLPLVVRAGGGSPRDTLSLLDQLMAGSENNSVEYERAVALLGYTHSALLGEVIDAIGVRDAAAAFGAVDRVIQTGQDPRRFVEDLLERLRDIIIVSATTSIEAAGAVLRGVPTDELQTMHQQAQQFGHAELSRTADIVNAALTEMTGATSPRLHLELMIARVLVPASDDTERGSLARIERLERRVGVETVAGREAQLPVAAAPPVALPHRAAAPVSVPAAAEAPAAIAPEVEAAAEPAPQRAAVPTPVSEKAPAAQSVVEAAPAPAPAAEPAAAAPLAASPAVSAPVDPAGPVTLQHLRDTWPEILEAVQKARRSAWLVVFTATVRGFENDVLTLAFPSENDVASFKQQQAPGQGVSEILRQAILDLLGVRVKYIARVEHSGSSASASAPAAAAPEPGPRAAAQGQPATSGPASPPAAARQAAPAAVTNSWAVVAIPQSEPEAEEDREPEPDFRPPAPSASAPASTPAPIATVPSVAAAAPEARKPELARQQPSQPHASADSGRQRYGEAVVREILGANFIEEQPVAPRNP; encoded by the coding sequence ATGGTCACCGCCCTGTATCGCCGCTATCGGCCCGAGACCTTCGCCGAGATGATCGGCCAGTCGCAGGTGACCGATCCGCTGATGACGGCGCTGCGCACCAACCGCGTCAACCACGCCTATCTCTTCTCCGGACCGCGAGGCTGCGGCAAGACCACGTCGGCCCGCATCCTGGCGCGCTGCCTCAACTGCGCCGAGGGCCCCACCGACACCCCGTGCGGCGTCTGCCCCAGCTGCGTCGAGCTCGGCCGAGACGGCGGGGGCTCCCTCGACGTGGTCGAGATCGACGCGGCGAGCCACAACGGTGTCGACGACGCCCGCGACATTCGCGAGCGAGCGGTCTTCGCCCCCGCCCGAGACCGCTTCAAGATCTTCATCCTCGACGAGGCGCACATGGTCACGCCGCAGGGCTTCAATGCGCTGCTCAAGATCGTCGAAGAACCACCAGAGCACGTCAAGTTCATCTTCGCCACGACCGAGCCAGACAAGGTCATCGGCACCATCCGGTCGCGCACGCACCACTACCCGTTCAGGCTCGTCCCGCCTGCACAGCTGCTCGAATACGTTCAGCAGCTGTGCGACAGCGAGGGCATGCACGTCGCGCCCGGTGTGCTGCCGCTCGTGGTGCGGGCCGGTGGCGGCTCGCCCCGTGACACCCTGTCGTTGCTCGATCAGCTCATGGCCGGCTCCGAGAACAACTCCGTCGAGTACGAGCGGGCCGTCGCGCTGCTCGGCTATACGCACTCCGCCCTACTGGGCGAGGTCATCGACGCCATCGGCGTGCGTGACGCCGCCGCCGCGTTCGGCGCCGTCGACCGCGTGATCCAGACGGGTCAAGACCCGCGCCGCTTCGTCGAAGACCTGCTCGAGAGGCTTCGCGACATCATCATCGTGAGTGCCACCACGAGCATCGAGGCCGCGGGCGCCGTGCTGCGCGGCGTGCCCACCGACGAACTCCAGACCATGCATCAGCAGGCGCAGCAGTTCGGCCACGCCGAGCTGTCGCGCACGGCCGACATCGTGAACGCCGCCCTCACCGAGATGACGGGCGCCACAAGCCCCCGCCTGCACCTCGAACTGATGATCGCGCGCGTGCTCGTGCCGGCGAGCGACGACACCGAACGAGGTTCCCTGGCCCGCATCGAGCGGCTCGAGCGCCGCGTGGGCGTCGAGACGGTCGCCGGTCGAGAGGCGCAGCTGCCCGTGGCGGCTGCCCCGCCCGTCGCTCTCCCTCACCGTGCTGCCGCGCCTGTTTCCGTGCCCGCCGCAGCCGAGGCTCCCGCTGCAATCGCTCCCGAAGTCGAGGCCGCAGCCGAGCCCGCTCCGCAGCGAGCCGCTGTGCCGACACCCGTATCCGAGAAGGCACCCGCGGCACAGTCGGTCGTTGAGGCCGCTCCCGCTCCCGCTCCCGCCGCCGAGCCGGCGGCGGCGGCTCCGCTCGCCGCATCTCCGGCCGTTTCGGCCCCCGTCGACCCCGCCGGGCCGGTGACCCTGCAGCACCTGCGCGACACATGGCCCGAGATCCTCGAGGCCGTGCAGAAGGCCCGCCGCAGCGCGTGGCTCGTCGTGTTCACCGCCACGGTTCGGGGCTTCGAGAACGACGTCCTCACGCTGGCGTTCCCCAGCGAGAACGACGTTGCCTCCTTCAAGCAGCAACAGGCGCCGGGCCAGGGAGTCAGCGAGATCCTGCGCCAGGCGATCCTCGATCTGCTCGGCGTTCGCGTCAAGTACATCGCCCGCGTCGAGCACTCCGGGTCGTCGGCGTCGGCGTCGGCACCGGCAGCGGCTGCCCCTGAGCCCGGTCCGCGAGCGGCGGCACAGGGCCAGCCCGCGACATCCGGCCCCGCGTCACCACCCGCGGCGGCGAGGCAGGCCGCCCCCGCTGCGGTCACGAACTCGTGGGCCGTCGTCGCGATCCCGCAGTCGGAGCCGGAGGCGGAAGAAGACCGCGAGCCGGAACCAGACTTCCGGCCGCCAGCCCCCTCCGCCTCCGCTCCTGCGTCTACGCCTGCGCCGATCGCCACGGTGCCCTCTGTGGCCGCAGCTGCGCCCGAGGCCAGGAAGCCCGAACTTGCCAGGCAGCAGCCCTCTCAGCCGCACGCGTCGGCCGACTCCGGTCGCCAGCGCTACGGCGAGGCCGTCGTGCGCGAGATCCTCGGCGCCAATTTCATCGAGGAGCAGCCCGTTGCTCCTCGCAACCCGTAA
- the recR gene encoding recombination mediator RecR encodes MYEGIVQELIDELGRLPGIGPKSAQRIAFHILQTESFDVTRLAEVLIEVRDKVHFCSICGNVSEQDTCTICRDPRRQQTVICVVEEAKDVVAIERTREFRGLYHVLGGAISPIDGIGPDNLRIRELMQRLADVNITEVIIATDPNLEGEATATYLSRLLNTLQIRITRLASGLPVGGDLEYADEVTLGRAFEGRRLVEG; translated from the coding sequence GTGTACGAAGGCATCGTCCAGGAACTGATCGACGAGCTGGGAAGGCTCCCGGGCATCGGCCCGAAGTCGGCGCAGCGCATCGCGTTCCACATCCTGCAGACCGAGTCGTTCGACGTCACCAGGCTCGCCGAGGTGCTCATCGAGGTGCGTGACAAGGTGCACTTCTGCTCTATCTGCGGCAATGTGTCCGAGCAGGACACGTGCACGATCTGTCGCGACCCCCGCCGGCAGCAGACGGTGATCTGCGTCGTCGAAGAGGCCAAAGACGTGGTGGCCATCGAGCGCACCCGCGAGTTCCGCGGGCTGTACCACGTGCTCGGTGGAGCGATCAGTCCGATCGACGGCATCGGACCAGACAACCTGCGCATCCGCGAGCTCATGCAGCGACTGGCCGACGTGAACATCACCGAGGTCATCATCGCCACCGACCCCAACCTCGAGGGCGAGGCGACGGCCACCTACCTGTCTCGGCTGCTCAACACCCTCCAGATCCGCATCACGCGCCTGGCCTCCGGACTGCCCGTCGGCGGCGACCTCGAATACGCCGACGAGGTCACCCTCGGGCGCGCGTTCGAGGGCAGACGGCTCGTCGAGGGCTAA
- a CDS encoding bifunctional 3'-5' exonuclease/DNA polymerase, which yields MHIAVSAAGDDGVTLTELDEAGRPGGAPVSVPREAFAEAVSEREPGSPRWVWDDTRRWYPGLLEAGVVVERCVDLRLNHVILKNSAATADSELALAPASAWDVPSDWAPQAASDALFELGALRGRRPEEGADPIEEFRRQRSAVAGSADPNRLSLLLAAESAGALIAVEMEFAGLPWSAERHNELLEGLLGARPHPGQRPARMQALLGDIRFALADPSANPDSPVELVKSLRRAGIDVTSTNKWELQRHEHPAIEPLLAYKKLSRLLSANGWNWIDAWVNDGRFRPVYVPGGVVTGRWASDGGGALQLPHQVRGAVVADPGWLFVVADAAQLEPRILTAMSGDRAMAAAGHDRDLYDGIVASGAVDTRAHAKVAMLGAMYGATTGESGRMLPKLERAYPRAIRFVEEAARAGERGEVVSTHLGRSSPRPPVEWRQQQDDAQQEGADEPLLAAAKTARRSWGRFTRNFVVQGTAAEWALSWMAGLRGRLARLGPGLPLAQRPHLVFFLHDEVMVHTPAELADAVAAEVRAAAEDAGRLLFGGLPVQFPVTVATVESYDQAKG from the coding sequence GTGCACATTGCCGTCTCGGCTGCGGGCGACGACGGCGTCACGCTCACCGAGCTCGACGAGGCCGGCCGCCCCGGCGGTGCGCCGGTCTCCGTGCCGCGAGAGGCGTTCGCCGAGGCTGTCAGCGAGCGCGAGCCGGGCTCTCCCCGCTGGGTGTGGGACGACACTCGCCGCTGGTACCCCGGCCTGCTCGAGGCCGGCGTCGTCGTCGAACGCTGCGTCGATCTGCGACTGAATCACGTCATCCTCAAAAACTCGGCAGCGACGGCCGATTCGGAGTTGGCCCTCGCGCCCGCCTCGGCGTGGGACGTTCCGAGCGACTGGGCCCCGCAGGCGGCATCCGACGCCCTCTTCGAGCTCGGGGCCCTTCGCGGCAGGCGCCCCGAGGAGGGCGCTGATCCGATCGAGGAATTCCGTCGTCAGCGCTCGGCCGTCGCGGGCTCCGCCGACCCCAATCGGCTGTCGCTGCTGCTCGCCGCCGAATCTGCCGGAGCCCTCATCGCCGTCGAGATGGAGTTCGCCGGTCTTCCGTGGAGCGCCGAGCGCCACAACGAACTGCTCGAGGGTCTCCTCGGCGCGCGGCCGCACCCCGGACAGAGGCCTGCACGCATGCAGGCCTTATTGGGCGACATCAGGTTCGCCCTCGCCGACCCGAGTGCAAACCCCGACTCGCCCGTCGAACTCGTGAAATCCCTGCGCAGGGCAGGAATCGACGTGACGAGTACCAATAAATGGGAGTTGCAGCGCCACGAACACCCGGCCATCGAGCCGCTTCTGGCCTATAAGAAGCTGTCGCGGCTGCTGAGCGCCAACGGATGGAACTGGATCGACGCCTGGGTGAACGACGGGCGGTTCCGGCCGGTGTACGTGCCGGGCGGCGTCGTCACCGGGCGATGGGCATCCGATGGCGGGGGAGCGCTGCAACTGCCGCACCAGGTTCGAGGCGCGGTGGTCGCGGACCCGGGCTGGCTGTTCGTGGTCGCCGACGCCGCGCAGCTCGAGCCCCGCATCCTCACCGCCATGTCGGGCGACCGAGCTATGGCGGCGGCCGGCCACGACCGCGATCTCTACGACGGCATCGTCGCCTCCGGAGCGGTCGATACCCGCGCTCATGCGAAGGTGGCGATGCTCGGGGCGATGTATGGCGCGACCACCGGGGAGAGCGGGCGCATGCTGCCGAAGCTCGAGCGTGCCTACCCGAGGGCCATCCGGTTCGTCGAAGAGGCCGCGCGCGCGGGGGAGCGCGGCGAGGTGGTCTCGACGCACCTCGGGCGAAGCTCTCCGCGGCCTCCGGTCGAGTGGCGGCAGCAGCAGGATGACGCGCAGCAGGAGGGTGCGGACGAACCGCTGCTGGCGGCCGCCAAGACGGCCAGACGCAGCTGGGGTCGCTTCACCCGCAATTTCGTGGTGCAGGGAACCGCGGCCGAGTGGGCCCTGTCGTGGATGGCCGGGCTGCGCGGGCGGCTGGCCCGTCTCGGCCCCGGGCTTCCGCTCGCGCAGCGGCCCCACCTCGTCTTCTTCCTGCACGACGAGGTGATGGTGCACACGCCGGCCGAGCTCGCCGACGCGGTCGCGGCCGAGGTGCGTGCCGCGGCAGAAGACGCGGGGCGGCTGCTTTTCGGCGGGCTGCCCGTGCAATTCCCCGTGACGGTGGCCACCGTCGAGAGCTATGACCAGGCCAAAGGCTGA
- a CDS encoding aspartate kinase — protein sequence MSLIVQKYGGSSVADAESIKRVAKRIVETRKAGNDVVVAVSAMGDTTDELLDLAHAVTPIPAPRELDMLLSAGERISMALLAMAIKSLGHEARSFTGSQAGMITDARHGSARIVDVTPVRLREALDEGAIVIVAGFQGFNRDTKDITTLGRGGSDTTAVALAAALDADICEIYTDVDGIFTADPRVVPRAKKIDRITSEEMLELAANGAKVLYIRAVEYARRHGVTLHVRSSFNNNEGTIVYNPTTESENVVEEPLIAGVATDLGEAKITVVGVPDIPGKAAQIFNLVAKTGANIDMIVQNVSAAATGLTDISFTLPKTDGQTVLTALRADQSEVGFLGLQYDDQIGKLALVGAGMRTNAGVSARLFTALFEAGINIEMISTSEIRISVVTRADTINDALRVVHTAFGLDGDTEAVVHGGTGR from the coding sequence GTGAGCTTGATCGTGCAGAAGTACGGCGGATCGTCGGTTGCCGATGCCGAGAGCATCAAGCGTGTCGCCAAGCGCATCGTCGAAACGCGCAAAGCCGGAAACGACGTGGTCGTCGCCGTCTCGGCAATGGGAGACACCACCGACGAACTGCTCGACCTCGCCCACGCGGTCACCCCGATTCCCGCCCCCCGAGAGCTCGACATGCTGCTCAGCGCGGGGGAGCGCATCTCGATGGCGCTGCTCGCCATGGCCATCAAGAGCCTGGGCCACGAGGCGCGCTCGTTCACCGGCAGCCAGGCCGGCATGATCACGGATGCACGCCACGGCTCGGCCCGCATCGTCGACGTGACCCCGGTGCGGCTCCGCGAGGCGCTCGACGAGGGAGCCATCGTGATCGTCGCTGGTTTCCAGGGTTTCAATCGCGACACCAAAGACATCACCACGCTCGGCCGTGGCGGCTCCGATACCACGGCTGTCGCCCTCGCCGCGGCCCTCGACGCCGATATCTGCGAGATCTACACCGATGTCGACGGCATCTTCACGGCCGACCCCCGCGTTGTACCGAGGGCGAAGAAGATCGATCGCATCACCAGCGAGGAGATGCTCGAACTCGCCGCGAACGGTGCGAAGGTGCTCTACATTCGCGCCGTGGAATACGCCCGCAGGCACGGAGTCACCCTGCATGTGCGCTCCTCGTTCAACAACAACGAGGGCACCATCGTCTACAACCCCACCACAGAGAGTGAGAACGTCGTGGAAGAGCCCCTCATCGCCGGAGTCGCAACCGACCTGGGCGAAGCGAAGATCACCGTCGTCGGCGTTCCTGACATCCCGGGCAAGGCCGCCCAGATCTTCAACCTCGTTGCGAAGACCGGCGCGAACATCGACATGATCGTGCAGAACGTGTCGGCGGCGGCGACAGGCCTCACCGACATCTCGTTCACGCTGCCGAAGACCGACGGACAGACGGTGCTCACGGCACTGCGCGCCGACCAGTCGGAGGTGGGATTCCTGGGCCTGCAGTACGACGACCAGATAGGCAAGCTCGCGCTCGTCGGCGCGGGTATGCGCACCAACGCCGGAGTATCGGCCCGTCTGTTCACCGCGCTGTTCGAGGCGGGCATCAACATCGAGATGATCTCCACGAGCGAGATCCGTATCTCGGTGGTCACCCGCGCAGACACCATCAACGACGCACTCCGAGTGGTGCACACCGCCTTCGGTCTCGACGGCGACACCGAGGCCGTGGTTCACGGGGGCACCGGCCGCTGA